In the genome of Desulfovibrio desulfuricans, one region contains:
- a CDS encoding TIGR03960 family B12-binding radical SAM protein, whose amino-acid sequence MRHLLPLLPKPSRYAGIEDNACRKNLEDVRLRVALAFPDTYDVGMSYLGQKILYNIVNSVPHWWAERVMAPEKEAAEILRAHNTPLATLESDTPLASMHCLSFSITHELCYTNVLYMLDLAGIPLRMEDRPQSLTECPLVIAGGGALLSAEPLTPFIDIMVLGDGEESLPDVLRMLETALDQGWTRSEMLLQSRTIPGVYVPSLFKQETTAWGEPVFPLKPLRDDYQRPSRRIVADLNNAAYPTRQVVPVGAVHNRLSLEIARGCTRGCRFCHAGMVYRPARERSLEDINELLSKCLNETGFDEISFLSLSTGDFSALKTLSFGVLDRCAREQISLSLPSLRVGSIDDEIIERMADLRRTGVTLAPEAGSQRLRDVINKGVTEEGLLLHAQKLLEHGWRLVKLYFMIGLPTETDADLIAIADICRKVRDAAGRGGPRLQVTAALSPFVPKPFTPFQWVAQIGQDEIQRRVNLVRQQFKGQKFLKLRWHEPAMSHLEGILSRADRRMADVVEKAYRKGAVFTSWMEHFSLPPWLEALDECGISADACTGPREPGAALPWSHLEAGISEEFLLRERERALAEKITDDCRYGACRQCGACDTKASPSRMQHASAPTANDGPDQPLHRNRLILPQRDQTAHAPTLDADGRLVCRPQTSRPPKITAELTVKAAQYRVWHSKAQGSAYLSQLELQAVLDRALRRAAMPLAFSQGFHPMPLLSFGRALPVGVESQAEWFALTLHKALPPQEVADRLRPLLPPGMNVMRVEPVEKSRRTEQAVAEAFTLRMPTEDETAAAARCFADFAELPERMFTRDTKKGPRTADIRLMLRSWSPRHSETGAVEAVTFVADWGNGYLSPLVFCMAVLETLGTPETLRQRIGLLKTAQIFADGQSYPE is encoded by the coding sequence ATGCGCCACCTGCTGCCCCTACTGCCCAAACCAAGCCGTTATGCGGGCATTGAGGACAACGCCTGCCGTAAAAACCTCGAGGATGTGCGCCTGCGCGTGGCTCTGGCCTTTCCTGATACCTATGATGTGGGCATGTCCTACCTTGGGCAAAAAATTCTGTATAATATCGTCAACAGCGTGCCTCACTGGTGGGCCGAACGCGTCATGGCGCCCGAAAAAGAGGCCGCCGAGATACTGCGCGCCCACAACACCCCGCTGGCCACCCTGGAATCTGACACGCCCCTTGCCAGCATGCATTGCCTGAGCTTTTCCATCACGCACGAGCTTTGCTACACAAATGTGCTCTACATGCTCGATCTGGCGGGCATCCCCCTGCGTATGGAAGACAGGCCGCAAAGCCTGACCGAATGCCCGCTGGTCATCGCGGGCGGCGGCGCGCTGCTGAGCGCTGAACCGCTGACGCCCTTCATAGACATCATGGTGCTTGGCGACGGCGAGGAAAGCCTGCCCGACGTGCTGCGCATGCTCGAGACAGCCCTTGACCAGGGCTGGACCCGCAGCGAAATGCTGCTGCAGTCGCGCACTATTCCCGGCGTGTACGTGCCCTCGCTTTTCAAGCAGGAAACAACCGCCTGGGGCGAGCCGGTTTTTCCGCTCAAGCCGCTGCGCGACGACTATCAGCGCCCCTCCCGCCGTATTGTGGCCGACCTCAACAACGCCGCCTACCCTACCCGGCAGGTTGTGCCCGTCGGTGCGGTGCACAACCGGCTTTCGCTCGAGATTGCCCGAGGCTGCACGCGCGGCTGCCGTTTTTGCCATGCGGGCATGGTTTACCGCCCGGCGCGCGAGCGCTCGCTTGAGGATATCAACGAGCTGCTGAGCAAATGCCTCAACGAAACGGGGTTTGACGAAATTTCCTTCCTTTCGCTGAGCACTGGTGATTTTTCGGCGCTCAAAACTCTGAGTTTCGGCGTGCTCGACCGCTGCGCCCGCGAGCAGATCAGCCTTTCGCTGCCCTCGCTGCGCGTAGGCTCCATTGACGACGAAATCATCGAGCGCATGGCCGACCTGCGCCGCACGGGCGTTACACTGGCCCCCGAGGCAGGCAGCCAGCGTCTGCGCGATGTTATCAACAAGGGCGTCACCGAAGAGGGCCTGCTGCTGCACGCCCAAAAACTGCTCGAGCACGGCTGGCGGCTGGTAAAACTCTATTTTATGATAGGGCTGCCCACCGAGACGGACGCAGACCTTATAGCCATTGCCGACATCTGCCGAAAGGTGCGCGACGCCGCCGGACGCGGCGGCCCCCGCCTGCAGGTTACCGCTGCCCTTTCTCCCTTTGTGCCCAAGCCCTTTACACCCTTTCAGTGGGTTGCGCAGATCGGACAGGATGAAATCCAGCGGCGCGTCAACCTTGTGCGCCAGCAGTTCAAAGGGCAAAAGTTCCTCAAGCTGCGCTGGCACGAACCGGCCATGAGCCACCTTGAGGGCATACTGTCCCGCGCTGACCGCCGTATGGCCGACGTGGTGGAAAAGGCCTACCGCAAGGGCGCGGTGTTTACGAGCTGGATGGAGCATTTTTCGCTGCCGCCCTGGCTTGAAGCGCTCGACGAATGCGGCATCAGCGCCGACGCTTGCACCGGCCCTCGCGAACCGGGCGCTGCGCTGCCCTGGAGCCACCTTGAAGCGGGCATCTCGGAAGAATTTTTGCTGCGCGAGCGAGAGCGGGCGCTGGCGGAAAAAATTACCGACGACTGCCGCTACGGCGCATGCCGCCAGTGCGGCGCGTGCGATACCAAGGCCTCGCCCTCGCGCATGCAGCACGCCTCCGCCCCCACGGCAAATGACGGCCCCGACCAGCCCCTGCACCGCAACAGGCTTATCTTGCCGCAACGCGACCAGACGGCTCACGCGCCTACGCTTGATGCTGACGGCCGCCTCGTGTGCCGCCCCCAGACCAGCCGCCCGCCCAAAATTACGGCAGAGCTGACCGTCAAGGCGGCGCAGTACCGCGTATGGCACAGCAAGGCCCAGGGCAGCGCCTATCTGAGCCAGCTTGAATTGCAGGCGGTACTTGACCGCGCGTTGCGCCGCGCCGCCATGCCGTTGGCATTTTCGCAGGGCTTTCACCCCATGCCGCTGCTTTCGTTTGGCCGCGCGCTGCCGGTCGGGGTAGAAAGTCAGGCCGAATGGTTTGCGCTTACCCTGCACAAGGCCTTGCCCCCGCAGGAAGTGGCCGATCGCCTCAGGCCCCTGCTGCCCCCCGGCATGAACGTGATGCGGGTGGAGCCGGTCGAAAAAAGCCGCCGCACCGAGCAGGCCGTTGCCGAGGCCTTTACCCTGCGCATGCCCACAGAGGATGAAACCGCCGCAGCAGCCCGCTGCTTTGCCGATTTTGCAGAACTGCCGGAACGCATGTTCACCCGCGACACCAAAAAGGGACCGCGCACTGCCGACATACGCCTGATGCTGCGCAGCTGGTCGCCACGGCACAGCGAGACGGGAGCTGTTGAAGCCGTGACATTTGTGGCGGACTGGGGTAACGGTTATCTCTCTCCGCTGGTATTTTGCATGGCAGTGCTTGAAACATTGGGAACGCCGGAAACACTGCGCCAACGCATAGGCCTGCTCAAAACAGCGCAGATTTTTGCAGACGGCCAGAGCTATCCAGAGTAA
- the rnc gene encoding ribonuclease III translates to MQNFDASSNMPPKTAAKLLEPVLGYTFIRPELLDLALTHSSWANECGMGQNHNERLEFLGDAVLELCVSAQLYRRFPDAREGELTKMRAHLVSTVSLAERARKIGLDTLLKLGRGEESQGGRTRDGVLSDAFEAMLAAVYEDGGFDAAREAVARLFADRWPTAASKTMPKDYKTRLQETSQQQFGEAPLYTRLGSNGPEHAKVFEIGVKLPDGREFVATGSSCKKAEQNAAQQALDMLETAKSTKNS, encoded by the coding sequence ATGCAAAATTTTGACGCTTCATCAAATATGCCGCCCAAGACAGCGGCAAAATTGCTGGAACCCGTGCTGGGCTACACCTTTATAAGACCGGAGCTGCTTGATCTTGCGTTGACGCACAGCTCGTGGGCCAACGAGTGCGGCATGGGGCAGAACCATAACGAAAGGCTTGAGTTTTTGGGCGATGCGGTGCTTGAGCTTTGCGTGTCTGCCCAGCTGTATCGTCGTTTTCCTGACGCGCGCGAGGGCGAGCTTACCAAGATGCGCGCGCATCTGGTAAGCACGGTCAGCCTTGCGGAGCGCGCAAGAAAAATCGGGCTTGATACCCTGCTCAAGCTTGGCAGGGGTGAAGAAAGTCAGGGCGGGCGCACGCGCGACGGCGTGCTGAGCGACGCGTTTGAAGCGATGCTGGCAGCTGTGTACGAGGACGGCGGTTTTGACGCGGCCAGGGAGGCTGTGGCGCGGCTTTTTGCCGACCGCTGGCCCACAGCGGCGAGCAAGACCATGCCCAAGGATTACAAAACCAGACTGCAGGAGACCTCGCAGCAGCAGTTTGGCGAGGCGCCCTTGTACACCCGGCTGGGCAGCAATGGCCCAGAGCATGCTAAGGTTTTTGAAATAGGGGTTAAACTGCCGGACGGCAGAGAATTTGTGGCTACAGGCAGCAGCTGCAAAAAGGCGGAACAAAATGCCGCCCAGCAGGCGCTGGATATGCTTGAAACGGCCAAGAGCACCAAAAACAGCTGA
- a CDS encoding flagellin, whose amino-acid sequence MSLVINHNMMAANTARNLNAHYSALGKSTQRLSSGLRVNSAADDAAGLAIRELQRADIATLQQGARNANDAISMIQTADGALGVVDEKLTRMKELAEQAATGTYDSTQRLMIESEYQAMASEITRIANATDFNGIHLLNGALSSETHDGSGMNSSGKLKVHFGTGNDSAEDYYYITIGSATASSLGVGNQALDASGNMRDGGTVSTQEAAQKSLDAITQAIVSKDKIRAHLGSVQNRLENTITNLNTQAENLQAAESRISDVDVATEMTQFVREQILTQSAVAMLSQANSLPQMAMKLIGG is encoded by the coding sequence ATGTCTTTGGTCATTAACCATAATATGATGGCCGCCAACACGGCCAGAAATTTAAATGCGCACTACTCAGCATTGGGTAAATCAACACAAAGGCTGTCGTCCGGTCTTCGCGTAAACAGCGCCGCCGACGATGCCGCCGGACTGGCAATCCGCGAACTGCAGCGTGCCGATATAGCCACCCTGCAGCAAGGCGCCCGTAACGCAAACGACGCTATCTCAATGATCCAGACCGCCGACGGCGCTCTTGGGGTCGTTGACGAAAAGCTCACCCGCATGAAGGAACTGGCAGAACAGGCCGCAACCGGCACGTACGACTCCACCCAGCGCCTGATGATCGAATCGGAATATCAGGCCATGGCGTCGGAAATTACCCGTATCGCCAACGCCACCGACTTCAACGGCATCCATCTGCTCAACGGCGCGCTTTCGTCCGAAACGCACGATGGCAGCGGCATGAATTCGAGCGGCAAGCTCAAAGTGCACTTTGGCACGGGCAACGACTCTGCCGAAGACTATTATTACATCACCATCGGCAGCGCCACCGCCTCGTCATTGGGCGTGGGCAATCAGGCCCTTGACGCCAGCGGCAATATGCGCGACGGCGGTACGGTGTCCACGCAGGAGGCTGCGCAGAAGTCCCTTGACGCCATTACGCAGGCCATTGTTTCCAAGGACAAAATCCGCGCCCACCTCGGTTCCGTGCAAAACCGTCTGGAAAACACCATCACCAACCTGAACACTCAGGCTGAAAACCTCCAGGCTGCTGAATCCCGTATTTCGGACGTGGACGTGGCGACGGAAATGACGCAGTTTGTGCGTGAACAAATTTTGACCCAGTCAGCGGTGGCCATGCTCTCGCAGGCCAACTCCTTGCCGCAGATGGCCATGAAGCTTATTGGCGGTTAG
- a CDS encoding amino acid ABC transporter ATP-binding protein, whose translation MIIMENVSKWYGDFNVLSHCSTRIHKGEVVVVCGPSGSGKSTLIKTVNGLEPVQDGKIIVNGTEVTSKKTNLARLRSHVGMVFQHFELFPHLSIIHNLVLAQEKVLKRNREEAMEKGLMLLKRVGLEPQTDKYPSQLSGGQQQRVAIARALCMDPVAMLFDEPTSALDPEMINEVLDVMVELAYEGMTMMVVTHEMGFARKVANRVLFMETGAILEDSPKDKFFDNPATQRAKDFLANIIPH comes from the coding sequence ATGATTATTATGGAAAACGTATCCAAGTGGTACGGTGACTTCAATGTGCTGAGCCATTGCAGCACGCGCATACACAAGGGCGAGGTTGTGGTTGTGTGCGGGCCTTCCGGTTCGGGAAAGTCCACGCTTATCAAGACCGTCAACGGCCTGGAACCTGTGCAGGATGGCAAGATTATTGTTAACGGCACAGAGGTGACCAGCAAAAAAACCAATCTGGCCCGGCTGCGCAGCCATGTGGGCATGGTTTTTCAGCACTTTGAGCTTTTTCCGCATTTGAGCATCATTCACAACCTTGTGCTCGCTCAGGAAAAAGTGCTCAAGCGCAACCGCGAAGAAGCCATGGAGAAAGGCCTTATGCTGCTCAAACGCGTGGGGCTTGAGCCGCAAACGGACAAATACCCCTCGCAGCTCTCCGGCGGGCAGCAGCAGCGCGTGGCCATTGCACGTGCGCTGTGCATGGACCCTGTGGCCATGCTTTTTGACGAGCCAACATCTGCCCTTGACCCCGAAATGATCAATGAAGTGTTGGACGTTATGGTTGAACTCGCCTACGAGGGCATGACCATGATGGTTGTGACCCACGAGATGGGCTTTGCCCGCAAGGTGGCCAACAGGGTTCTGTTTATGGAGACCGGCGCGATCCTTGAGGACTCGCCCAAGGACAAGTTTTTCGACAACCCCGCCACCCAGCGTGCAAAAGACTTTTTGGCCAACATCATTCCGCACTAA
- the gltK gene encoding glutamate/aspartate ABC transporter permease GltK codes for MFSFDWSIIQQSLPLLGQGALVTLKITVTAIALGMVIGTLLAVARISVYAPLRWLSASYVNCFRSIPLVMVLLWFYLIVPHFLSSFFNLSPQTDIRLVSAIVAFTAFEAAYYAEIIRAGMRSVSSGQYSAALALGMTKSQTLTYVILPQAFRVMTPLLLTQGMILFQDTALVYIIGLADFFRTASNIGKTTGNEIDMVLFAGAGYFIVCFCVSVTVTMVKKRLKL; via the coding sequence ATGTTTAGCTTTGACTGGAGCATCATTCAGCAGAGCCTGCCCCTACTCGGTCAGGGAGCGCTGGTTACGCTTAAAATCACGGTCACGGCCATTGCGCTGGGCATGGTTATAGGCACGCTTTTGGCGGTCGCGCGCATTTCAGTGTACGCGCCCCTGCGCTGGCTTTCGGCGAGCTATGTAAACTGCTTCCGCTCCATACCGCTTGTTATGGTGCTGCTGTGGTTCTACCTTATTGTGCCGCATTTTTTGAGTTCGTTTTTCAACCTTTCGCCGCAAACAGACATTCGACTGGTCTCCGCCATTGTGGCATTTACCGCCTTTGAGGCGGCCTACTATGCCGAAATCATCCGCGCAGGCATGCGCAGCGTTTCCAGCGGGCAGTATTCCGCAGCGCTGGCGCTCGGCATGACCAAGTCGCAAACGCTCACCTACGTCATTCTGCCCCAGGCCTTTCGCGTTATGACTCCCCTGCTGCTGACCCAGGGCATGATTCTTTTTCAGGATACAGCCCTGGTCTACATCATCGGCCTGGCGGATTTTTTCCGTACCGCTTCCAACATTGGCAAGACGACCGGCAACGAAATTGATATGGTGCTGTTTGCAGGCGCGGGCTATTTTATTGTTTGCTTCTGTGTATCAGTCACCGTAACCATGGTAAAAAAGAGACTCAAGCTATGA
- a CDS encoding amino acid ABC transporter permease has protein sequence MQANWNWGIFFEQAPFGNVTYFSWLVDGFLTTVALSVCAWILAFVLGSLFGILRTLPNKILSNIGAAYVTIFRNIPLIVQFFIWYLAAPDLLPYRASVWFKAELNPNIQFFIISVCALGFFTGARVCEQVRSGIQALSHGQRYAALALGLTLPQTYRHVLLPNAYRIIIPPLTSEMLNMVKNSAVASTVGLIELTAQANRLLEFSGYAYESFIAVTLAYALLNFVVMRSMKLLENKMRLPSTSAGGKNV, from the coding sequence ATGCAGGCTAACTGGAACTGGGGCATATTTTTTGAACAGGCGCCGTTTGGAAACGTCACCTACTTCAGCTGGCTGGTGGATGGCTTTTTGACAACAGTGGCCCTGTCTGTCTGCGCCTGGATTCTGGCTTTTGTTCTGGGCTCGCTATTTGGCATTCTACGCACATTGCCCAACAAGATTCTCAGCAACATCGGCGCAGCCTATGTGACCATTTTTCGTAACATACCTCTTATTGTTCAATTTTTTATCTGGTATCTTGCCGCGCCAGACCTTTTGCCTTACAGGGCGAGCGTGTGGTTCAAGGCAGAACTGAACCCCAATATCCAATTTTTCATCATATCTGTCTGCGCGCTGGGTTTCTTTACGGGCGCGCGCGTATGCGAGCAGGTACGGTCAGGCATTCAGGCGCTTTCGCACGGGCAGCGCTATGCGGCTCTGGCCCTCGGCCTCACGCTGCCCCAGACCTACCGGCATGTGCTGCTGCCCAACGCATACCGCATCATCATACCGCCGCTGACCTCCGAGATGCTCAATATGGTAAAAAACTCGGCTGTTGCCTCAACAGTCGGTCTTATTGAGCTGACCGCCCAGGCCAACAGGCTGTTGGAATTTTCGGGCTACGCCTACGAATCATTTATCGCGGTGACACTTGCCTATGCGCTGCTGAACTTTGTGGTCATGCGTTCCATGAAACTGCTGGAGAACAAGATGCGTTTGCCCTCCACGAGTGCAGGAGGCAAAAATGTTTAG
- a CDS encoding glutamate/aspartate ABC transporter substrate-binding protein codes for MALKKSILSALAALLLLTSAQGGQAQAEELTGTLQKIKDTGVIVVGHRESSVPFSYYDLQQNVIGYAQDYSSKIVDAVKKQLNMPNLQVRYVPITSQNRIPLLQNGTFDFECGSTTNNLERQQQVDFSNTFFIIGTRLLVNKDSSIKDFADLKGKNVAVTSGTTSEKLLNKMNDDKGLAINIISVKDHGDAFRTVESGRAVAFFMDDALLAGERAKAKKPTDWIIVGTPQSFEAYGCMVRKGDAQFKKLVDATIAAEQANGDAEKSYNRWFMQPIPPKNINMNFEMSNEMKALFKAPNDKALN; via the coding sequence ATGGCGCTGAAAAAATCCATTTTGTCCGCTTTGGCGGCTCTGCTTCTTCTGACCTCCGCTCAGGGCGGTCAGGCCCAGGCAGAAGAACTCACCGGAACCTTGCAAAAAATTAAGGATACCGGCGTTATCGTGGTGGGTCACCGCGAATCCTCCGTGCCTTTTTCTTACTACGACCTGCAGCAGAATGTTATCGGCTATGCCCAGGATTACTCCAGCAAGATCGTTGACGCCGTCAAAAAGCAGCTGAACATGCCCAACCTGCAGGTTCGCTACGTGCCCATCACCTCGCAGAACCGCATCCCCCTTCTGCAAAACGGCACCTTTGACTTTGAATGCGGCTCCACCACCAACAACCTGGAACGTCAGCAGCAGGTTGACTTCTCCAACACCTTTTTCATCATCGGCACCCGTCTGCTGGTCAACAAAGACTCGAGCATCAAGGATTTTGCCGACCTTAAGGGCAAAAACGTAGCCGTGACCTCGGGCACCACCTCCGAAAAACTGCTGAACAAGATGAACGACGACAAGGGCCTCGCCATCAACATCATCAGCGTTAAAGACCACGGCGACGCCTTCCGCACTGTTGAATCGGGCCGCGCTGTGGCCTTCTTTATGGACGACGCCCTGCTTGCGGGCGAACGCGCCAAGGCCAAAAAGCCCACCGACTGGATCATCGTTGGCACGCCGCAGAGTTTTGAAGCATACGGCTGCATGGTGCGCAAGGGCGACGCCCAGTTCAAGAAGCTGGTTGACGCCACCATCGCCGCCGAACAGGCGAACGGCGACGCCGAAAAGTCGTACAACCGCTGGTTCATGCAGCCCATTCCGCCCAAGAACATAAACATGAACTTTGAAATGTCCAACGAAATGAAGGCTCTTTTCAAGGCCCCCAACGACAAGGCCCTGAACTGA
- a CDS encoding bacteriohemerythrin — MVFIPHVFAFILLMILAFAGNLGGFLWAAWAGVAACMVGDALLRVRLLAAAGQMRRQMEAAIDDAGTGGGARAGLGASASNADLLALCLERLRRAESNLAAERVRAAELETAGGELQNSLRDAQAEKAALLEKFASGDAVLRKAHTVCTKLSAEAQHLATLVSEVNQGVGVQRDRLNETGGAMEAVAQGAQESSMRVREVSENAHTASASASASKQEVDGAVASIDKLKDTIVLLKEAMAGLGEKASNIGKVMAVINEVADQTNLLALNAAIEAARAGEAGRGFAVVADEVRKLAEKTMGATKEVEEAVTAIQQETRRNAETVEAAAHLGVEGATSASLAGGRLGEILEAISGTAQHLQAVAATAGVQSNNIEDANKALEEIRIVAEQTSGNMQVFTAALLTFQGGMEELDMIVNAMVSGDYERAASSKFVQWTPRMELGISEIDRQHRMLVDYINDLHSAMSNHRSAEELLGILHKLHDYTSTHFRDEEKRFVHTDYPSVKDHLQIHREFEAKVDEVERGIKQGTVTLSMDLLSFLKDWLVQHIMGMDAQYVQYVKKGARAPVRKGR, encoded by the coding sequence ATGGTTTTTATTCCACACGTTTTTGCCTTTATTCTGCTGATGATTTTGGCTTTTGCAGGCAATTTGGGCGGATTTTTATGGGCTGCCTGGGCGGGGGTTGCTGCCTGCATGGTCGGCGACGCGCTCTTGCGGGTACGTTTACTGGCTGCCGCCGGGCAGATGCGCAGGCAGATGGAGGCCGCTATCGATGATGCCGGTACGGGCGGCGGTGCACGTGCGGGTTTGGGCGCAAGCGCAAGCAATGCCGATCTGCTTGCCCTTTGTCTTGAGCGCCTGCGCAGAGCGGAATCGAACCTTGCCGCAGAGCGTGTGCGTGCGGCGGAGCTTGAAACCGCTGGCGGGGAACTTCAAAACAGCCTGCGGGATGCGCAGGCTGAAAAAGCCGCGCTGCTTGAAAAATTTGCCAGTGGCGATGCCGTGCTGCGCAAAGCCCATACGGTTTGCACCAAGCTCTCTGCTGAAGCGCAGCATCTTGCGACGCTTGTTTCAGAGGTTAATCAGGGGGTAGGCGTGCAGCGTGACCGCCTGAACGAAACCGGCGGCGCCATGGAAGCGGTTGCGCAGGGTGCGCAGGAGTCCTCCATGCGCGTGCGCGAGGTTTCGGAAAACGCCCACACGGCCAGCGCCAGCGCGTCGGCCAGCAAGCAGGAGGTAGACGGTGCTGTGGCGTCCATTGATAAGCTCAAGGACACCATTGTACTGCTCAAGGAGGCCATGGCTGGCCTGGGCGAAAAAGCCAGCAATATTGGCAAGGTAATGGCGGTGATCAACGAGGTTGCCGACCAGACCAACCTGCTTGCCCTGAACGCGGCCATCGAAGCTGCCCGTGCGGGCGAGGCCGGGCGAGGGTTTGCCGTTGTGGCGGACGAGGTGCGCAAACTGGCGGAAAAAACCATGGGCGCCACCAAGGAAGTTGAAGAAGCCGTAACCGCCATACAGCAGGAAACCCGGCGCAATGCGGAAACCGTAGAGGCGGCGGCCCATCTGGGTGTTGAGGGGGCTACGTCGGCCTCGCTGGCGGGGGGGCGTCTGGGCGAAATTCTTGAAGCCATCTCGGGCACCGCCCAGCATCTGCAGGCCGTGGCCGCTACCGCAGGCGTGCAGTCAAACAATATTGAAGACGCCAACAAGGCTCTGGAAGAAATCCGTATAGTGGCCGAGCAGACCTCCGGCAACATGCAGGTTTTTACCGCCGCGCTTTTGACTTTTCAGGGCGGCATGGAAGAGCTGGACATGATTGTCAACGCCATGGTCAGCGGCGATTACGAACGGGCGGCATCAAGCAAATTTGTGCAGTGGACGCCGCGTATGGAACTGGGAATCAGCGAGATAGACCGCCAGCACCGCATGCTTGTCGACTATATCAACGACCTGCACAGCGCCATGTCCAACCATCGCAGCGCAGAAGAACTGCTGGGCATACTGCACAAGCTGCATGATTACACCAGCACGCACTTCAGGGATGAAGAAAAACGCTTTGTCCATACAGATTACCCGTCTGTCAAGGATCATCTCCAGATCCACAGAGAGTTTGAAGCAAAGGTTGATGAAGTGGAGCGCGGCATAAAGCAGGGCACAGTCACCTTGAGCATGGATCTGTTGTCCTTCCTCAAAGACTGGCTGGTGCAGCACATAATGGGCATGGATGCGCAGTACGTGCAGTATGTCAAAAAAGGCGCCAGGGCCCCAGTCCGCAAGGGACGATAA